A stretch of the Mesorhizobium sp. Pch-S genome encodes the following:
- a CDS encoding MurR/RpiR family transcriptional regulator has product MERFETMPPQLQVAARFVLDHPQDVALMSMREQANQAGVSHSTMMRLARWLGLDGYEDMRSLYARALRERGVGEVGRSGSSPQQDPDYPAAGIAADTLAAQIASLGEYGSAMQFLAAAKLIAGSKTIFGLGFGSSRSVVSHFVQTVSPLLDEGRKAMFVADSHGAGAEALLDAGAGDVVLAVGFAPYERATIDFARQCASQGAAILAITDSSVSPLARMARETIVVTSNSSSFFPSMVPAFAAVEILVALAAPLGDVDAAEKLKQSQEQLAAFGVYWKAAR; this is encoded by the coding sequence GTGGAGCGATTCGAAACGATGCCGCCGCAGCTGCAGGTCGCGGCGCGTTTCGTGCTCGACCATCCTCAGGACGTCGCCTTGATGTCCATGCGCGAGCAGGCCAACCAGGCGGGCGTGTCGCACAGCACTATGATGCGGCTGGCGCGCTGGCTTGGCCTCGATGGCTATGAGGATATGCGCAGCCTATACGCGCGTGCTTTGCGCGAGCGCGGTGTGGGCGAGGTGGGGCGATCCGGCTCATCGCCGCAGCAGGATCCGGACTATCCCGCAGCCGGAATCGCGGCGGACACGCTCGCCGCTCAGATTGCCAGCCTCGGCGAATATGGCAGCGCCATGCAGTTTCTGGCGGCAGCCAAGCTGATCGCCGGGTCAAAGACCATTTTCGGTCTGGGATTCGGAAGCTCTCGCTCGGTCGTCAGCCATTTCGTGCAGACGGTTTCACCTCTTCTTGATGAAGGCCGCAAGGCCATGTTCGTGGCCGATTCGCATGGCGCCGGTGCCGAAGCACTGCTGGATGCCGGTGCTGGCGATGTCGTGCTTGCGGTCGGCTTCGCACCCTACGAGCGCGCCACGATTGATTTCGCCCGTCAGTGCGCAAGCCAGGGTGCGGCAATCCTTGCAATCACCGACAGCAGCGTCTCGCCTTTGGCGCGCATGGCTCGCGAGACCATCGTGGTGACGTCGAACTCGAGTTCGTTCTTTCCAAGCATGGTGCCGGCATTTGCCGCGGTTGAAATCCTGGTCGCTTTGGCTGCGCCGCTCGGCGATGTCGATGCCGCCGAAAAACTCAAACAGTCGCAAGAGCAGCTCGCTGCCTTCGGCGTCTATTGGAAGGCCGCTCGCTAG